The Erpetoichthys calabaricus chromosome 5, fErpCal1.3, whole genome shotgun sequence genome has a segment encoding these proteins:
- the nkx3-2 gene encoding homeobox protein Nkx-3.2, protein MAVRSNTLTPFSIQAILNKKDDNRHPRDMGLQCFPKSTCWKMFGEGDGVPDDFTNTCKMEREADDQRSYDSDSSLGEDRDPKELAGCKSEAESRDLCTSELLENSLQGDTDLDSAAAESGQTLSDSDLSATVSDPNQAEDGTCDKNTDQPKQRKKRSRAAFSHAQVFELERRFNHQRYLSGPERADLAASLKLTETQVKIWFQNRRYKTKRRQMAADLLASAPTAKKVAVKVLVRDDQRQYGPGEILRPPLLPLQPQYYYPYAYCLPAWTLSACAGNQ, encoded by the exons ATGGCCGTTCGCAGCAACACCCTGACTCCCTTTTCCATCCAGGcaattttgaataaaaaagaTGACAACCGGCATCCTAGAGACATGGGACTACAATGCTTTCCTAAATCAACGTGTTGGAAAATGTTTGGGGAAGGGGATGGCGTACCTGATGATTTTACAAACACGTGTAAAATGGAAAGGGAAGCCGACGACCAGAGAAGTTACGACTCTGATTCGAGCCTTGGCGAAGACAGGGATCCCAAGGAACTTGCCGGGTGTAAATCCGAGGCAGAAAGCAGGGACCTGTGCACGTCGGAGCTGCTAGAGAATAGTCTGCAAGGAGACACCGATCTGGACTCGGCGGCAGCGGAAAGTGGACAGACCTTGAGCGACAGCGACCTATCGGCAACAGTCTCGG atcCTAACCAGGCTGAGGACGGAACCTGCGACAAAAACACTGACCAGCCAAAGCAGAGAAAGAAGAGATCGAGGGCCGCCTTCTCTCATGCTCAAGTTTTTGAATTGGAACGTCGGTTTAACCATCAGAGGTATCTGTCTGGACCCGAAAGGGCTGATTTGGCAGCCTCCTTAAAACTGACGGAAACACAGGTCAAAATATGGTTCCAGAACCGTCGGTATAAAACCAAACGTCGGCAGATGGCAGCCGACTTGCTGGCTTCTGCTCCTACAGCGAAGAAAGTGGCGGTGAAGGTTTTGGTAAGGGATGACCAGAGACAGTACGGCCCTGGAGAAATTCTGAGACCTCCACTGCTACCCCTCCAACCCCAATACTACTATCCTTATGCTTACTGCCTCCCTGCCTGGACATTGTCGGCATGCGCTGGCAACCAATGA